The sequence GTAAAACAGCTCCCCTGTCCAGGCAGGGAAACCAGATTCAGCTCCCCCCCCATAGCCCGGGTCAGGCTGCGGCAGATGGCCAGTCCCAAACCGGTTCCGCTATGCTCCTTTGTATAGGGAGACTCAAGTTGCAGAAAGGGCTGAAATATATCCTCCTGCCTGCTTTCGGGTATCCCGAGACCCTGGTCTTCCACTTCGATTTTCAGACCATCCGAGAGAGAACAGCGCAGGGAGATAGTACCCTTGCTGGAGTATTTCACCGCATTGATCAACAGGTTGCTGATAATCTGTATCAACCGGATCTCATCGCCTACGAAAAGAAGATGAGATTCTGGAAGAGACCATTTCAGTGACAATCCCTTACTTTCAGCCTGAGGGAGCTGTAAACGGCAGAGCTTATTCAAGCTGTCACAAGGAGAGAACGAGTGATAACGGAACTTCATAGAACCCGCATCAAGCTGTGTGTAATCAAGGATATCCGAGATGACTGCCGAAAGATGGAGAGCCGAAAACTCTGCCAGGCTATGATACATCTCCATGTCATCATCCATGGGGAGTGTGGTCATCAGCTTCAGCATCCCCAGAACACCATTCAAGGGCGTTCTCATTTCATGATTAATATTGGAAAGAAATTCAGATTTGGCCCAATTGGCACTTTCCGCCGCGTCCTTGGCAATGCGGAGTTAGGGGACGGGATTCCCGACCCTTATTGAAAAAGAATTCAGGAATATAGGATCCTTTGGTCATTTTAATAATGACAGGATCATTCAGACCCGGACCTTCATAATACTGGGTCAGTCTGTCTCTCAGCCGTTTAGCCTCCACCCTGATCCGGGGA comes from Oceanispirochaeta sp. and encodes:
- a CDS encoding ATP-binding protein, whose amino-acid sequence is MNGVLGMLKLMTTLPMDDDMEMYHSLAEFSALHLSAVISDILDYTQLDAGSMKFRYHSFSPCDSLNKLCRLQLPQAESKGLSLKWSLPESHLLFVGDEIRLIQIISNLLINAVKYSSKGTISLRCSLSDGLKIEVEDQGLGIPESRQEDIFQPFLQLESPYTKEHSGTGLGLAICRSLTRAMGGELNLVSLPGQGSCFTVSLPEQAEEFPDAEAPYGEVQSLEDNPRILVVEDDTINLYLLEKILESRGWEVISAVNGVEALEELVYSQPDLVLLDMGLPRKSGLEVLKEIRSMDQYADLPVIAVTAYSHKEDLERFEDAGISDVITKPISEESLIRSITRLLTLRKKG